One Aegilops tauschii subsp. strangulata cultivar AL8/78 chromosome 7, Aet v6.0, whole genome shotgun sequence genomic window carries:
- the LOC141027539 gene encoding uncharacterized protein, with the protein MTWFETKLDHDINFLEIETQVDAEFIGPPATIESRPTIRKTRIVLEQRVTRERDEATMARFARENPHLVQAETEFFWKRDDEPKKVGRKTKNEAGPFGLVKLKSDDEV; encoded by the coding sequence ATGACCTGGTTTGAGACAAAGCTTGACCATGATATCAACTTTCTAGAGATCGAGACGCAGGTAGATGCGGAGTTCATCGGACCACCAGCGACCATTGAGTCCCGCCCAACAATAAGGAAGACCCGCATCGTCCTCGAGCAAAGGGTCACCCGGGAGAGGGATGAGGCGACGATGGCAAGGTTCGCGAGGGAAAACCCGCACCTCGTGCAGGCAGAGACGGAGTTTTTCTGGAAGAGGGATGATGAGCCAAAGAAGGTGGGGCGCAAGACGAAGAATGAGGCTGGCCCCTTCGGTCTAGTCAAGCTCAAGTCTGACGACGAGGTTTAG